A single region of the Ochotona princeps isolate mOchPri1 chromosome 10, mOchPri1.hap1, whole genome shotgun sequence genome encodes:
- the IVNS1ABP gene encoding influenza virus NS1A-binding protein isoform X3, translating into MIPNGYLMFEDENFIESSVAKLNALRKSGQFCDVRLQVCGHEMLAHRAVLACCSPYLFEIFNSDSDPHGVSHVKLDDLNPEAVEVLLNYAYTAQLKADKELVKDVYSAAKKLKMDRVKQVCGDYLLSRMDITSCISYRNFASCMGDSRLLNKVDAYIQEHLLQISEEEEFLKLPRLKLEVMLEENVCLPSNGKLYTKVINWVQRSIWENGDSLEELLEEVY; encoded by the exons ATGATTCCCAATGGATATTTGATGTTTGAAGATGAGAATTTTATTGAGTCTTCTGTTGCCAAATTGAATGCCCTGAGGAAAAGTGGCCAGTTCTGTGATGTGCGCCTGCAG GTCTGCGGGCACGAGATGCTGGCCCACCGAGCAGTGCTGGCCTGCTGCAGCCCCTATTTGTTTGAAATCTTCAACAGTGACAGTGACCCCCACGGAGTTTCTCACGTGAAACTGGATGATCTCAATCCGGAGGCCGTGGAAGTCTTGCTGAACTATGCGTACACTGCTCA GTTGAAAGCGGATAAGGAATTAGTAAAAGATGTTTATTCTGCAGCAAAAAAGCTGAAGATGGACAGAGTGAAGCAG GTTTGTGGAGATTATTTGCTGTCTAGAATGGATATAACCAGCTGCATTTCCTACCGAAACTTTGCAAGTTGTATGGGAGACTCCCGTTTGTTGAATAAGGTCGATGCCTACATTCAGGAGCATTTGCTACAAATTTCAGAAGAGGAGGAGTTTCTTAAACTTCCACGGCTAAAG TTGGAGGTGATGCTTGAAGAGAATGTTTGCTTGCCCAGCAACGGCAAGTTGTACACAAAGGTAATCAACTGGGTGCAGCGTAGCATCTGGGAGAACGGAGACAGTCTGGAGGAGCTGCTGGAAGAG GTTTATTAA
- the IVNS1ABP gene encoding influenza virus NS1A-binding protein isoform X1, with amino-acid sequence MIPNGYLMFEDENFIESSVAKLNALRKSGQFCDVRLQVCGHEMLAHRAVLACCSPYLFEIFNSDSDPHGVSHVKLDDLNPEAVEVLLNYAYTAQLKADKELVKDVYSAAKKLKMDRVKQVCGDYLLSRMDITSCISYRNFASCMGDSRLLNKVDAYIQEHLLQISEEEEFLKLPRLKLEVMLEENVCLPSNGKLYTKVINWVQRSIWENGDSLEELLEEVQTLYYSAHHKLLDGNLLEGQAEVFGSDDDHIQFVQKKPPRENGHKQLSGSSTGCLSSPSPKHEWKIVASEKTSNNTYLCLAVLDGIFCVIFLHGRNSPQSSPTSTPKLIKSLSFEVHPDELIEKAMSPMQYARSGLGTAEMNGRLIAAGGYNREECLRTVECYDPRTDHWSFLAPMRTPRARFQMAVLMGRLYVVGGSNGHSDDLSCGEMYDPNLDDWTPVPELRTNRCNAGVCALNGKLYIVGGSDPYGQKGLKNCDVFDPVTKVWTSCAPLNIRRHQSAVCELGGYLYIIGGAESWNCLNTVERYNPENNTWSLIAPMNVARRGAGVAVLDGKLFVGGGFDGSHAISCVEMYDPARNEWKVMGNMTSPRSNAGVTTVGNTIYAVGGFDGNEFLNTVEVYNLEANEWSPYTKIFQF; translated from the exons ATGATTCCCAATGGATATTTGATGTTTGAAGATGAGAATTTTATTGAGTCTTCTGTTGCCAAATTGAATGCCCTGAGGAAAAGTGGCCAGTTCTGTGATGTGCGCCTGCAG GTCTGCGGGCACGAGATGCTGGCCCACCGAGCAGTGCTGGCCTGCTGCAGCCCCTATTTGTTTGAAATCTTCAACAGTGACAGTGACCCCCACGGAGTTTCTCACGTGAAACTGGATGATCTCAATCCGGAGGCCGTGGAAGTCTTGCTGAACTATGCGTACACTGCTCA GTTGAAAGCGGATAAGGAATTAGTAAAAGATGTTTATTCTGCAGCAAAAAAGCTGAAGATGGACAGAGTGAAGCAG GTTTGTGGAGATTATTTGCTGTCTAGAATGGATATAACCAGCTGCATTTCCTACCGAAACTTTGCAAGTTGTATGGGAGACTCCCGTTTGTTGAATAAGGTCGATGCCTACATTCAGGAGCATTTGCTACAAATTTCAGAAGAGGAGGAGTTTCTTAAACTTCCACGGCTAAAG TTGGAGGTGATGCTTGAAGAGAATGTTTGCTTGCCCAGCAACGGCAAGTTGTACACAAAGGTAATCAACTGGGTGCAGCGTAGCATCTGGGAGAACGGAGACAGTCTGGAGGAGCTGCTGGAAGAG GTTCAGACCTTGTACTACTCAGCTCATCACAAGCTGCTTGATGGGAACCTTCTAGAAGGACAGGCTGAGGTGTTTGGCAGTGATGATGACCACATTCAGTTTGTGCAG AAAAAGCCGCCACGTGAGAATGGCCACAAGCAGCTCAGTGGCAGCTCCACTGGATGTCTGTCCTCTCCCAGCCCTAAGCATGAGTGGAAAATCGTTGCTTCGGAAAAGACATCAA ATAACACTTACCTGTGCCTGGCCGTGCTGGATGGTATATTCTGTGTTATTTTCCTCCATGGGCGAAACAGCCCACAGAGTTCACCGACAAGCACTCCAAAGCTAATTAAGAGTTTAAGTTTTGAGGTGCACCCGGATGAGCTCATAGAGAAGGCCATGTCTCCTATGCAGTACGCGCGCTCTGGCCTGGGCACCGCAGAGATGAATGGCCGACTCATAGCCGCAG GTGGTTATAACAGGGAGGAGTGTCTGCGGACGGTGGAGTGCTACGACCCGCGGACGGATCACTGGTCCTTCCTCGCGCCAATGCGCACCCCGCGAGCTCGGTTTCAGATGGCTGTGCTGATG GGCCGGCTGTACGTGGTGGGTGGGTCCAACGGCCACTCTGATGACCTGAGTTGTGGAGAGATGTATGACCCAAACTTAGACGACTGGACTCCAGTGCCAGAGCTGAGAACGAACCGCTGCAATGCAGGAGTGTGTGCTCTCAACGGGAAGTTATACATCGTCGGTGGCTCTGACCCTTATGGCCAAAAAGGACTGAAAAACTGCGACGTGTTTGACCCTGTAACAAAGGTGTGGACAAGCTGTGCGCCTCTTAACATCC GTAGACACCAGTCTGCAGTCTGTGAACTTGGTGGTTATCTGTATATAATTGGAGGTGCAGAGTCTTGGAATTGTCTAAACACAGTAGAACGTTACAATCCGGAAAATAACACTTGGAGTTTAATTGCACCCATGAATGTGGCACGGCGGGGAGCTGGAGTAGCAGTTCTTGATG GAAAGCTGTTTGTAGGtggtggttttgatggttctcaTGCCATCAGCTGTGTGGAGATGTATGACCCAGCCAGGAATGAGTGGAAGGTGATGGGGAACATGACCTCCCCCAGAAGCAACGCCGGCGTCACAACTGTGGGGAACACCATCTATGCGGTGGGAGGGTTCGATGGCAATGAGTTTCTGAATACGGTGGAAGTCTACAACCTGGAGGCAAATGAGTGGAGCCCCTACACAAAGATTTTCCAATTCTAA
- the IVNS1ABP gene encoding influenza virus NS1A-binding protein isoform X2, producing MIPNGYLMFEDENFIESSVAKLNALRKSGQFCDVRLQVCGHEMLAHRAVLACCSPYLFEIFNSDSDPHGVSHVKLDDLNPEAVEVLLNYAYTAQLKADKELVKDVYSAAKKLKMDRVKQVCGDYLLSRMDITSCISYRNFASCMGDSRLLNKVDAYIQEHLLQISEEEEFLKLPRLKLEVMLEENVCLPSNGKLYTKVQTLYYSAHHKLLDGNLLEGQAEVFGSDDDHIQFVQKKPPRENGHKQLSGSSTGCLSSPSPKHEWKIVASEKTSNNTYLCLAVLDGIFCVIFLHGRNSPQSSPTSTPKLIKSLSFEVHPDELIEKAMSPMQYARSGLGTAEMNGRLIAAGGYNREECLRTVECYDPRTDHWSFLAPMRTPRARFQMAVLMGRLYVVGGSNGHSDDLSCGEMYDPNLDDWTPVPELRTNRCNAGVCALNGKLYIVGGSDPYGQKGLKNCDVFDPVTKVWTSCAPLNIRRHQSAVCELGGYLYIIGGAESWNCLNTVERYNPENNTWSLIAPMNVARRGAGVAVLDGKLFVGGGFDGSHAISCVEMYDPARNEWKVMGNMTSPRSNAGVTTVGNTIYAVGGFDGNEFLNTVEVYNLEANEWSPYTKIFQF from the exons ATGATTCCCAATGGATATTTGATGTTTGAAGATGAGAATTTTATTGAGTCTTCTGTTGCCAAATTGAATGCCCTGAGGAAAAGTGGCCAGTTCTGTGATGTGCGCCTGCAG GTCTGCGGGCACGAGATGCTGGCCCACCGAGCAGTGCTGGCCTGCTGCAGCCCCTATTTGTTTGAAATCTTCAACAGTGACAGTGACCCCCACGGAGTTTCTCACGTGAAACTGGATGATCTCAATCCGGAGGCCGTGGAAGTCTTGCTGAACTATGCGTACACTGCTCA GTTGAAAGCGGATAAGGAATTAGTAAAAGATGTTTATTCTGCAGCAAAAAAGCTGAAGATGGACAGAGTGAAGCAG GTTTGTGGAGATTATTTGCTGTCTAGAATGGATATAACCAGCTGCATTTCCTACCGAAACTTTGCAAGTTGTATGGGAGACTCCCGTTTGTTGAATAAGGTCGATGCCTACATTCAGGAGCATTTGCTACAAATTTCAGAAGAGGAGGAGTTTCTTAAACTTCCACGGCTAAAG TTGGAGGTGATGCTTGAAGAGAATGTTTGCTTGCCCAGCAACGGCAAGTTGTACACAAAG GTTCAGACCTTGTACTACTCAGCTCATCACAAGCTGCTTGATGGGAACCTTCTAGAAGGACAGGCTGAGGTGTTTGGCAGTGATGATGACCACATTCAGTTTGTGCAG AAAAAGCCGCCACGTGAGAATGGCCACAAGCAGCTCAGTGGCAGCTCCACTGGATGTCTGTCCTCTCCCAGCCCTAAGCATGAGTGGAAAATCGTTGCTTCGGAAAAGACATCAA ATAACACTTACCTGTGCCTGGCCGTGCTGGATGGTATATTCTGTGTTATTTTCCTCCATGGGCGAAACAGCCCACAGAGTTCACCGACAAGCACTCCAAAGCTAATTAAGAGTTTAAGTTTTGAGGTGCACCCGGATGAGCTCATAGAGAAGGCCATGTCTCCTATGCAGTACGCGCGCTCTGGCCTGGGCACCGCAGAGATGAATGGCCGACTCATAGCCGCAG GTGGTTATAACAGGGAGGAGTGTCTGCGGACGGTGGAGTGCTACGACCCGCGGACGGATCACTGGTCCTTCCTCGCGCCAATGCGCACCCCGCGAGCTCGGTTTCAGATGGCTGTGCTGATG GGCCGGCTGTACGTGGTGGGTGGGTCCAACGGCCACTCTGATGACCTGAGTTGTGGAGAGATGTATGACCCAAACTTAGACGACTGGACTCCAGTGCCAGAGCTGAGAACGAACCGCTGCAATGCAGGAGTGTGTGCTCTCAACGGGAAGTTATACATCGTCGGTGGCTCTGACCCTTATGGCCAAAAAGGACTGAAAAACTGCGACGTGTTTGACCCTGTAACAAAGGTGTGGACAAGCTGTGCGCCTCTTAACATCC GTAGACACCAGTCTGCAGTCTGTGAACTTGGTGGTTATCTGTATATAATTGGAGGTGCAGAGTCTTGGAATTGTCTAAACACAGTAGAACGTTACAATCCGGAAAATAACACTTGGAGTTTAATTGCACCCATGAATGTGGCACGGCGGGGAGCTGGAGTAGCAGTTCTTGATG GAAAGCTGTTTGTAGGtggtggttttgatggttctcaTGCCATCAGCTGTGTGGAGATGTATGACCCAGCCAGGAATGAGTGGAAGGTGATGGGGAACATGACCTCCCCCAGAAGCAACGCCGGCGTCACAACTGTGGGGAACACCATCTATGCGGTGGGAGGGTTCGATGGCAATGAGTTTCTGAATACGGTGGAAGTCTACAACCTGGAGGCAAATGAGTGGAGCCCCTACACAAAGATTTTCCAATTCTAA